The DNA window CAATGGAtaggaagttagccaaaagaCAATGTTGCTGACATCAGATTTAAAGAGGGAAATGAACACTGGGGTTTTTACTTCTTCTCAATGTCCCTGGTGTCCTTCTCAACAGCCTTGATCATGGCCTGGTTTGAGGGCAGCTTACACTTTCCTGAGGagcaaaaagaacaacaatagTGTGAGTAGAACGACGTCTCCTTTAATGTCTGGTGACAGTCCTTACGTACACCCTCACCTTTAAAGACGCGAGTCACCCAGCGGCTTTGCATTTCACCCTGTGGCATAATGGCTCCAAGGGCATGGATGAAACCCACAATAGCCAGAGTCGTATGCTCCAAGTTAGGGGGAAACACGTGCTTGTACAGACCCACACGGTGCCCTGACTTGTACAAGGCATCGCTTGGCAAGCAGGGAAAATCATAGTTGTATCCTGTGGCGAACACAATCGTATCCACCTGGAACAAAGAACACAGGTTTGTGATGAAGAATCATGAGTAAAGatgaatgaagaagacaaaTACGCTCTTACCTTTTCTACAAAACTGCCATCCGTAAACACCACAGTGGAGCCACGAATCTCCTTCACATTTGGTTTGATAATAACTGCTCCAGACAGAATCTTGAGAGGCAGGTCGTCGTTGATCACTGGGATCTGACTGAAGAGCCTGAGGAAGGGAGATGATAACAGTGGCAGATGAAGAGTTGCTCATATCACTCATAACACTGTACTACACCTTATGCTACGGATTGGCTGGTGGGTTTAAACTGGGGCCATGTTTGTGGAATTGAATAACGCTGAATTCGGGCTAATTAGACTTCCATTGAATCTGACTTCTGGAgccgccccctggtggctattcaatatattcttactttgGAAGACAATataggccgtttctcaatatgcATACTTCTCTGTCCTTGGTGAGTGCGACTCCAGTTGTACTTCCCAAGTATGCAAGTACATCCTTGCATACTTGGGTATTGAGTAACGGCCTATGTCTATTtcattattacatgtcatttagcagacgcttttatccaaagcgacttacaaaagtgcatttaaagatttgggtacaaataagagctagaagtaagtaagagcttcaagtagcttcatgtcttcatgtggTAGCTTCATGTCTACCAACGACCAACGACCAATGGAAGCCCCACAACACTCtatccaatcaggagcaagAACTCTTCTCTCGATTCTCTATGAGATTATTCTGCTCCCTCAGACACGTACGGACAGAAGGTTAGCCATAAGATCATATCACTAAGAgcatggttagggttagggtttagtCTATTAACCCCAACTCTATTCAGTTAAATTTACTGAGAAACGTGTGGCGTGGACCTGCAGCACCTACCTGTGTGTGGGCTTGAGAGCGTACATGGTGTGGTCGTACATAGCGTTGAGTTTATTCTCGCCGATCCAGTTGAGGACGTTGATTGGCAGCAGCTGGAACAAGATGTGGACAAAACGTGTGTTGTACTTGACGTCCACCGGCAGGCCGTTGTCAGAGACCTGACGGATGACCCAAGCACCGCGGCGAGTGCTCATGTACACCTGCACAATGGAGAGGGAGCCTTGCGTGAATAACAGCGAGCCAGCGTGCATCAACAAAGAGCAGTCAGAGGGAGTTCTTCACCTGCTCAGCGACTCTGCTGCTCTCCACAGCAATGTCGCCTCCCGAGTTACCGATGCCAATGACCACCACTCTCTTCCCGTGCATTTCTTCTGCTCCCTTGTAATCCCAGCTGTGGAAGTATTTTCCCTCAAACGTCTCAATTCCTGCAGAATGACGTTAGAGAATGACATTATCTTGATGTGATGAAACAGGTTTATAATCACACACTAAGCTTAAAGATAtaagccttttctttttaaattatataaaaataacatgtcATGACATGATTATACACACCATGATAACTTAATCTTACATCCTGAtaggatgttttatttatttatttatttttacatccattgcccactgctttatcctccacaggagggttgcagggctgctggtgccaatcccagctgacatggtgTGAAAGGCGGTGTACACCCTGggcaggtcaccagtccatcacagggccaacatatacAGACcaataaccattcactctcacacctacggtcaatgtagagcaggggtgtcaaacatacggcccgggggccagaaccggcccgccagagggtccaatccggcccacaggatgaatttattgaaatttcacactacgattacaatctaaacgtaatgtcaaatgcaatatttttcacttccagatacctgtgactaaatgtttgtgcccttatagatccagtgtgatgtgtacatagtaaatttaggcatgatattgttgaaattccacttatatttctcaagaaatgtcatgttttgtaaaaaagaagttcttgttggtcataggttattatgctgttattttactggtccggcccacttgagatcacattgtgctgtatgtggcccctgaacaaaaattagtttgacacccctgatttagagtgtccagtctACCTTATCCTACCTTataaggcaagagtgctaaccactacaccaaccgtgtggccccatgaTTATCCAGAtaatcaacatttcttttttatcacaATGTGGGATAAAATCTAATATAGTTCCATCCCGAAGGTTACTTGAAGGTTATTTCACTATGCTGGAACAGTTGCTAAGAGCATGTCTTTACCTGGGAAATCTTTGAGTGGCAGGTTGGGATATGTGTAGTGACCGGTGCAGCTGATAACTGCATCAAACACATGACGctccatctgtccatctttGTTCTCAGTGACCACGTCCCACTGACCACTGCGGGAAaagtctggtctctgtctgaCACTCTTAACCATGGTCTAAAATATCAGCAAAAACTAtgactattattgttattattattattgttgaggattttaaacaaacataagCAATTGCATATTTCTCTTGTGACTCTTGTGACCTGGTAGTGGATGTGTTTCAGCAGTTTGAAGTGCTCAGCGTACATCCTGAAGTATTTCAGGATTTTAGAGTGGTGCATGTAGTTGGGGTAATCAGCAGGGATGGGGAAGTCACTGTAGCACATCATCTCTTTGGAAATGTTGATGGTGAGGGAGCGATAGATACTCGCTCGGTCTGGTTCTGACACTTCCTGtggagagagaacagagaaaaaaaaacaacacagaaataaatgaatgaaatcttaaaggaaaacttcaccgatttgcatttagctttgtattactagaatagtatCTTTGAAAAATTGATCTTTTACTATACACTCCCTAAAACTGCTATTAAACattgaattaaaacaacacTTACATAAATTATGAAATGTTTTCCATATACTACATGATGATACATGAtgttaattgtaaataaataaataatttctgTGGTGTGACTTACTCATTCTCAGCAAAATGCCAATTAAAAATAGCTGTCCTGTCAGTGATTTCTAAATTTCTAAATTTCTAAcacaacactgccacctgctggatgGGTCAAAAATGATTATGGCTAGAAAAAAATAGCAATTTGAGGTCAGAACCTCAGAGGGAAAGCGTGATAACATGTTTTCTAATAatgatttcacattttaaaatagcaCGACAAATACAAAccgttatttttattatttgtataaaaaataaaaaccttaaaCTTCCACAATCCTCCCAAGTCATCGCTGCTTTCAAAGCAGGTTGGCACCAGTCCCTCGTCCAGACAAGCCTTTATACACGCCAGACCACAGGGCCCGGCCCCGATAATGGCTACATTCTGCACCATGATGAAACTGCAACCAAAGAGGAAGGTGGATTAGATCTAAATCTGCACATTTCAGCTCTTCCTTTGTGCTATGTAATGATAACAGGACATTAGGACAAGTGCAagagattagattagaacaCATTCTGGCCTTATTGGGTACATATAGAGCACTGTGCAAAGGTGTTCAGGAAGGCGTGGAAAAGAAATCTGTAAAATTTGGTGTGACCACCCTTTGCTTTCAAACCAGCATCAATTCTTCTACATACACTTGCACACCTATTTTTGAAAGGACTCAACAGGTAGGTTGTACCAAACATCTTGGAGAACTAGCTAAAAGGTCTTCTGTGGATGTAATCTGTCTTAAATCCTTCTGTCTCTCCATTTAATCCCAGACGGACTTGATGATGTTGAGATCAGGGTCGCCTGAAGGACTCCTTGTTCTTCTTTATGCTGAAGATAGTTCTTAATGGCATTGTCTGTATGTTTGGGCTCGTTGTCTTGCTGCAGAACAGATCTCAGACGCCTCCTTGATGGTACTGCATGATGTAAAAGCATCCTCGGCGTTAAGGACACCATTAATCCTGACCAAATCTCCAACTGCCCCAAACTTGCAAGGAGCctccaccatgtttcactgttgccTGCAGACAGCACCACTCTAAAGCCCTTCGTCGGTCAAACTGCCGTCTGCTACGGCCAAATATTTCAAATTCTGGGACttacatgacatgtcatgttcaaatgctttgttgttttcagtctcaACAAAGCACTTGCCAAATAAAATGCAAAGGCTATTAAACAGGAGAAGCTGAACATGTCAGTTAAGATTTAATGACCTGCTGCCACATGTGAGCTGTATTTGAACTGGTTTTTggggaagaaaagagaaatgttttctCTCCTTTACTCATCTTTCAAACCCTCCACCATAAAAACAGTActcagtgtcctcagaagactTTCCCTTGTGATTGTAGACCCACCTTCCATGCTTCAAGTCATTTGGCTccaaatttaacacatttagaTAAATATAACGCAGATGAAATGCAATATTCACTCTTTTCACAAACTATCCTATAATTTTTTTCCCCtagattttctcctctttccacTCAGATGCCAAATCTCACAAAAAAGCCAACTTTACTTAAAAAGtattgcactttttttgttgctgttttttctgaattaacAAGATCGTTTcataacacaattaaaaataaattatgccatgaaaaaaagaggtgaaattgttttatatattaaaaaacaagagatgcttTCATTCCTAAGAGCTCGGTTTAATGGAAGCAAACACAATCCAATATAATTTGTCTTGTTGATACAgaacttgtttatttatttctttatttttatgaaaaacaatgtCGTTGGTCTGTCTTTGAATGTTCTTAATCAAACAAAATGACGTAAAATAACCAAGCAAATgctattaaataataataacgccTTCTTACCTTGATCCTTGTTCGCTTGATGTGCCGATCGAGAACGAAGCATCCAACTTTTATAGTGAGGCAGAAACTAAAGGCGTGCACTTCTGTGTtagatataataaaaaaatgcgAGGGGAGTGTAACTATACTATAGAATAACAATGTGATCTGATGTACAAAAGTTCATCCGAGGTAAACAAACAACGTAAAATTGGGAGGAGCGCTCATTGTGATATGAGAGGTTTAAATGTGTTCCCCATTTCATTATAATTCACaaattaatttatgtttttctgtttttcagagttaTTGTTTTTCTGAGTTTTTTGTCTGAGTTTAGAGCGCATTTGAAGCAATAAACGCATTCACTCCTTTATTGAGAGTTCGATTTCTAAACAACATGAACGGCTTGTTAagtttaatcaagttttactttgatctgggTTTAAGACACTGGGAGTTGGTTGGTCTACTTTACGCAGGCACTTTGAGGACTTTGCGGTGGTTCAGAAGGGAATAGGCTTTCCTTCAGGAGACAGCTGAAAATATAGAGGTTGGAGGTTCTCGCGAGAGTTCTCGATAATTCAGGGAAAAAAAGTACTCCGAAAAACAggagaaagtttttttttccccaaatgaatgcaatgtgCTTCAGTAGCCACAGCCAATATTTATCATAACACAGTTTAATCACATACCCTTACAGACATATTTACAGTAGAGGCATCAACatctttttaattatattatcatatagcAGGCAAAAAAGTACAATGTGCAATTTGGGAGGTGGAATGTGCAAAAAAtctatttcaaacacaaacatatgacTGTGATAAACATAATGTCAGCCTCTGGAAGCTGCCACCTCACCTGCTGGTCATCTATCGTTGGGAAAATCATTGGTCAGTTATTGCAGAGAGAGGGCACAGAATGCAAGAGGTCGACACATGTAAATCAGTGAACGTCTGGACGCACAATATGACgccagctgcaaacacacacacacacgtgtataacATTCTTTCTGTCAAAGAAGTAGTAAAAAGATGTTATATAATTACAAAGAAACacgacagtcacacacacaaatgattcATGAAAAACAGAACAGCACACGGGAGTCACAGTGCAACTGCACATGAACACGTTTTGCTTTTTGGCAGTGCTGAGGTGTGCGTGTGCAACATCTTAACCACCCAATGTCTGATCTCCGTGTAGGAAGTATTGCGTGGATGTGGTTTAATTATTAAACGTGAGGATTGCAGATTCCATACAAACACTCCGACTGTGACGTTTGCCACAAGACGTGAATAAAAACTGGTGCCGTCGGTAAAAGCAGTGCGTCTTCAGAGTTAAAGGACAATATTACGCAAACACCGTCCACAACtacaaggtccagtgtgtgacatttaggctAAACTACAACATACTACTTAAAAATGGTAAGAATTCATTTTagaatacatttttacacagatgtttcacattttgtagCAAATGCcgtctacaaaaacaaaaaatggctCTGTTCACACAAACCTGATGCATAAAgatctgattttccagcttcttaaacgtaaatattttctggggtttttaaaattgaatcattttggtttgtggacaaaacaagatatttgaaaaCGTCATTCCCAGGTTTGTTAAATATCCATCAACATTTTCCTAAACAAGTtcatcgacagattaatcgattataaaataATTAGAGATTGCCCTCCGTTTGTTACAATCTCACTATTCAACGtcgctaattcttacacactggacctttaaagattGTTTCCACAAAACTGTGGAAAATTACAtgacaatcatttttttttactatacaCTGTATCTCAACCCAGTCTGCAGGGTCACATTACGCCACTctacatttctgcaaaccattAATTATGTGTGAACTCAAGTTTGtgaacaaaatgattatttacatGTCCACAGATGAGCATTTTGGTGTGACCGGGTTTTCATgtggtacttttttttcccatagaaccacatttgaaagtggtttGAAATGCAATTTGAATCAGATTTCTACAGATCTATCTCTTGCCTTTGTAGCAAGACGACCCGGGATTGCGACGCGGTCGGAACCAGGGCCTTTCTGcgctggagtttgcatgttctccccgtgtgtgcatgggttttctccgggttccacaatccaaaaacatgcaatatggggattaggtaaattggacactctaaattaactgtaggtgtgagtgtgagagtggatggtttgtctctgtgatggactggtgaccctcctgtggaggataaagcagtagaagatggatggatggatattgcAACCAAACGATGACATCAAAACTGGTGACACGTCCCACACCCCTCGCTGCACAGTGAAGATGGTCGTTAACGAcagcatactgtatatacccGTCTCCTTCACCACAACAAGGTGATTGTGTCATTACCAAAGCAAGGCATGCAGATAGGTGGGTTATAgctcttttttgtttctcatatttcagcttctccctctctagggaaTGCCACCGTggatgatccacatatttgcGTCGGCAGAGTTTTTACGCTGGATGCCTTTCCTGACGCAACTCTcccatttagagtgtccaattaacaatgagctaATGgagattgggtaccttgctcaaaGTTATTACCGCCAACCCTttggtcacaagccaagttcccctTTTCACTTGGTATGGGCTGTCCCATGTTAGTTATTTCTGAATGTGTGTTACTTATGTGGCTACCTTTATCCCTTTATGTAAGTGTTTAAAATCCAGAGTTATGGAAACTGGACACATTTAGGCATTTTCAGCCATTCTCAAACTATTTGCAGCAATCTTGCTTCATTATTGCACCATATTACTGTTGTACGATCTCCTTTTCCTCCGTCAGTCATGACATAAAATCACTTCTAGCAAAACACAGAGTTTTGTGGAGCTCTGGCATGAATGCGTAAACAAATGGACAAAGTCTTCTGGTTGTGAATCAAGCACCCATTAGGAAGACTTGAGGTATGTGATTCAACCAGGCTCCTAATTGaagataccagctgtcaatcacactgctgtCTACTCCTTCACTTCCTCTTAATGTGAACCTAATTTACAAATGCTTGGTTTAAATCAAGaaagaagtagaagctcattttcccatgaACTTCAATTCAAAAGAAGTTcattttgcaaccagtggagtcgccccctggtgccTAACTGCTACATCCATCCAACTTACTGGACTTCACTTTCCAAAGCGGAAGACTATGtctatttttaattaatatttaaaagtaatgtgctacagtttttacagtgcaacATTCTGCCTGAAAAGAAAAGTGGTCCATTCTAGATATAAACTATCATCTTGATGACAAAAAAGTAAACCAgcatgatttgtttttcagttgatCGTCATCCTGGGAATTACACAATATCAAACTGACACTGAGACAACCCCACTCTCtgacaaacaaatatttgacaAGTAACTGACATGCGGGTTATACAACTCAAAGAGATCAATTTAGATTCAATGTAGGTACAATCCAAGGCCTTTTTAGAACGCTCTCTCTTTTAAAGCAACTACACGTGATTATGTATGATGAGGACTGAAAAGTTCACAGGCTGATTGAGGAGTAATGTCAAACAGCAatgaaacttggcacacattcAGGTCAACCTTTCCTGATACTAAACTTCCAGATAAGCCCAATAGCTTAATTAAGGACTTTAAAAACCAGTACTAGAGACATTTTGTGAGCATGGACAAAATGTGGCACGGTGGTGTTACCAAACATCTGCAAAAAAGGGGTTAGCCCACAAGGACATTCCTGCTGACATGGTTGCTACATTAGGGGATGATCCTCCAGCTTTATCAACTGTATAGTGGGCAGCTCAATTCAAGAGGGTTAGGGAGAACCATGAAAATAACCCGAGGTCAGTGCGTCCCGATCCTGATCCCAACCACCACCCAGCAATACACTGATCGTGTTTACCACATGGCGATGGATGACAGCCAATGGTGTGAGCATCTCCAGTGAAGGAGTAAAGAACACTCTGCACAACTAACTTGGCATGTCGTAGGAAGGTTTCTGCTCGTTGGGTGCCACAGATTTTGACCCCTGATTAAAAGCCCACCAGGCTGGACATGTCACAGGAGTACTTGGCTCGTTTTGAAGCAGATCCAGCTGGTTTTCTTTAATGTTTCCTAACCCAGGATGAGCCAGAGAAAAAAGGGTAGTCCATGCAGGAAGGCTATGGGAAAAGGCAAAATGATCCactacttcttctacttctcacCTGGGTTACAGCTGTTGTGGCATGTGCACGCGGTGGGCAGGAGGGGGAATACAGGGACCTTGTGGAGACCTTCACTGACTGGAGCACAAGGAATGGCCTTCTCCTGAACACCACCAAACCAAGGAACTGGTGGTGGACTTCAGGAGATCAAAAACACCATGGCAGTCAGTGTGCACTGGGAGAGTGGAGGTAGAGACTGTGCAGTCCCACAAATAGCTGGGGCTAATACAGATGCAGTGTACAGGAAGGGGCAGAGTCGCCACTTTTTGCCACTTGTTCCTCAGGTCCTGCAATGTGTGCAGTGACATGCTGCAGATGTTCTACCAAACAACAGTGGCAAGTGCACTGTTTTATGCTGATGTTAGCTGGGGGAGCAGCATTACGGACACTGTACACGGAAGCTGCATGCCATCATAGACATTAACACACACCCCCTCCACAACCTcctggtattgtccaataggaggaTGGGTTGCACAGAATTAGTTTTGCAACCGGAGGCAAACTAAATTTTAAAACCCGACTCGCACCCTCTACACAGTTCCCTTTTTTCCCATTTTCATTTTGGTCTGAAGAGACAAATCTATTTGATCCACttttaaaaaattaatttaaCTAGAGATTCATTTGAGTTGTATAACCACACGTCATTTCCCATCAGTTACTTGGCAAATATTTGTCCgctgtcattaaaaacattttttttaaatctgaaaataagtttttttttcaaatgaaaacgtAGTAGAATGGATTTAGCCGAGAAGGACAGGTGAATACAGCAATGGCCCTAAAATCATGGTGTGATGAATAAGGAGTGGAAGTTGGATTCAGGTGTCTTTACAgctttctgtcttctctctcttgACAGTCTTAGCTACGGACAAGAGCTGTGCAGGTGACAATGAACATTCAAACTGCCATGTCTCCTCCTTCTTCAGTCTCTTCTTCATGTTAAGCTAACTGTCCCAGAAACCCTTGAAGGGTCTGAGGTGAGAGCCACAGCATCTCCACCAGGTTGTACTGCCAATAACCCATCCAGAAGCCAAACATCACATCAGTCACATTGTGCCTGCCCAGCAGCACTCGGCTCAGCCCCACCAGGCCGGCCCACAGCAGGACGAGGACCCGCAGTGGGGCAGCCAGCACGAGGTGAGCCAGAAGGAAGCGCCCACACATGGCGGCGCGAGTGGCGTGGCCAGACGGGAAAGAGTAGCGGTCCACAGAAAAGGTAGCAAACATGTCCATGCGATTATGAGCTGGCCGACGTCGACGGACCACTGCTTTGACAATACCAACCAGGATGAGGTCCAAGAGTAGACCTAATAGAGAAAGAGATGTTATATGTTATGGTATAGAAAAAACTTACAACACAGAAAAGAGGTGGACGTGGCCGCCTCTCTTTGGTGAGTTGATGTCAGCACATCGTGATCATCATAAATACTGTTAGAGTTTTAGTTAATTACGATACAGAGAGTTAGCCAAAATGGAGGACATAGATGTTCAACCACATGTTCaggcaaatatctaatcagccaatcacatacCAGCAACTCAACGCACTCAGGCATGTAAACATGATCAAGACGACCTGCTGTGGTTTCTGTGGAGACCTTATTTATATAACTTTGAACATGACATAGTAGTTTCAGAAAGTGCTGATTTACTGGGATTTCCATGAACAAACATTTCTACAGTTTACAGAGAAGAGTCCAAAAAAGTGGAACTATCCAGTGAGCGGCAGTTCTCTGtgcaaacatcttttttttttttgccagaggTCAGTGGAATATAACCAGACCTCTGAATGTATAACACGTAAAAGCCTTGAAGCAGAACAAGTATACATGATACCTAAAGAAGTGCCTGTTAAGAGTAAATATACAACTATCGATCTGCTATCCGTATGGGGTTTTATAAGGTTTGGCACCACCTGGAGGTATCAATAATGTTGACCAGGGTTTGGTTTGTAGGGTTGTAGTTACTGATTACCTTAATAACTGAGTCTCTGGACTTAAAACAGTGGTGTACGGGCCCAAGAAGAACCCATTCCTAATTAACATGGTGTTCTTATGACATTTATGTAAATCTCTCAATTTATTATGAAAACTATAACAACAATATGGTGCGAATATCCATAAAAATGTGGTGCAATCGACGATCTAGACATTACTTTTGATGGAGGTTAGTGCTAACTTTCCAGTTAACGTACATTCATACAAACCTCCACTGGAGCATTACAGACTTCTCTATTGTGTCAGTGGCAAATTTGCGGTTTTTCACTTTActgcttggtggaaacacagctcatGTGTTAGCAACTCATACAACCAGACTtcaaaaaaaccctcaactattcctttttattaattttctgtgaaaagtctgATTACTTTCAACACTAGTTAATACTGCCACGGCACTCCAACTGTCACACAAAAGTCTGATTAACCACACAATCGGAGCAGGCTGTGTTCCCCATTAatcctttaaaaacatgcaacacacaccCGGGCAAACCTGATACCAATGTTATATGCCAACCACTGCaattacaaaacaacagaaactcaGGTAAAACCAGCTCCGGACAACAATAAGCCATCAGTGCCACTGTGAGATTGTATTACTGAGGAAAATTACAAGATCTCTGAAAACGTGAAAGCATTGTGGCTACAGGTCAAAACTGGCCAAATCTTCCTTCTGTAATTAAATACCTTTTAATTTAATGTGCAGTATTTCTCTCATGACAGAGCAATATAGACTAAGCTTACAAGACCACAACAGACTCACTGCACCTTCTTTCATCTAGTATTATAAATGCAGGGCACAGGATTCCCCGAGATGCAGAATAAAACAGACATTACATAGTTTGTCCCATGGTGCATTGCACTGCACTTAATTGTACCTTTGCATTAATGATGTATTTTTTGAATGATGATGtgaataatgtattttaatttgtaggtgttttttttctattggaCAACATCAGATGGCTCACCCATTTTCCTctgtatattattttgaaaacataaataatgttcTATTGAAGACTACCTGAAACTAGAGATTGATGCCATTCATTCCTCAGCTAAATATTTACTTAAATTTACCATAGTTTCCCCATAgacattcattcaaacaaaGTTCTTTTTGCACACAGCTtagtcgccccctagtggctattcaatacATTCTTACTTGATGATAGGGACTGgccactttgttaggtacacctgttcaaccaGATGAACATGTCTCTAAATCCGTCCCTGGCATGGACATTATGAGAACTCTGTGTCTGATAGATTTCTAGCAAAAGTGGGAGAAAATAGTGTGACAACAaatggaggaagagaaagagttATGACGTTTACCCATGAACAGGTTGAGCATGACTTCTTGTCCCGCAGCGCTGTCACTTTTGAACAGGCAGTAGGCGGTACCGACCAGCCAGGGAATGCCATGGCCCGATATCTCAATCAGTTTCATTAGCGGCCGCACACTTCCCCACGACGAGTCCTCGCAGGCGCACACTCCCAACCGCTTCGACAGCCACAGGTCGATGGCGAGCAGCGAGCTCAGCGCTACGCGAAAGAAGGACGGGTTGAGCCGTATACCGTCTTCCTCCTGCAGACCGCTCCCGGAGCCCGTGGACGAGTTGGAGCCTCGCCGCCGTGTGGGGCTCTCAGAGGCTCGGAGCCGGGCTGTGGTTGGGTCGGAACCTTGTCGCTGGAGAAGATGCGGCGGCGAGGACCGGTTCAGGGGCTTCGTCAGCGACATGAACTCG is part of the Solea senegalensis isolate Sse05_10M unplaced genomic scaffold, IFAPA_SoseM_1 scf7180000013752, whole genome shotgun sequence genome and encodes:
- the LOC122760562 gene encoding flavin-containing monooxygenase 5-like, with product MVQNVAIIGAGPCGLACIKACLDEGLVPTCFESSDDLGGLWKFKEVSEPDRASIYRSLTINISKEMMCYSDFPIPADYPNYMHHSKILKYFRMYAEHFKLLKHIHYQTMVKSVRQRPDFSRSGQWDVVTENKDGQMERHVFDAVISCTGHYTYPNLPLKDFPGIETFEGKYFHSWDYKGAEEMHGKRVVVIGIGNSGGDIAVESSRVAEQVYMSTRRGAWVIRQVSDNGLPVDVKYNTRFVHILFQLLPINVLNWIGENKLNAMYDHTMYALKPTHRLFSQIPVINDDLPLKILSGAVIIKPNVKEIRGSTVVFTDGSFVEKVDTIVFATGYNYDFPCLPSDALYKSGHRVGLYKHVFPPNLEHTTLAIVGFIHALGAIMPQGEMQSRWVTRVFKGKCKLPSNQAMIKAVEKDTRDIEKNYIVSKLTPLQVDFVSYMDDIAGEVGVRPSLLWLLFTDYPLFKRVLWGPVTAYQYRLMGPGKWDGARRAIFTQFDRVYQALKTRKMEEKEPSTAGRLLKTSLFLMTGGAAAYYVHLHHPTAMETLLSKIRPQTV
- the plpp6 gene encoding phospholipid phosphatase 6; protein product: MPSPKTKSPARSGGSPVLGSSNNGRYEFMSLTKPLNRSSPPHLLQRQGSDPTTARLRASESPTRRRGSNSSTGSGSGLQEEDGIRLNPSFFRVALSSLLAIDLWLSKRLGVCACEDSSWGSVRPLMKLIEISGHGIPWLVGTAYCLFKSDSAAGQEVMLNLFMGLLLDLILVGIVKAVVRRRRPAHNRMDMFATFSVDRYSFPSGHATRAAMCGRFLLAHLVLAAPLRVLVLLWAGLVGLSRVLLGRHNVTDVMFGFWMGYWQYNLVEMLWLSPQTLQGFLGQLA